In Felis catus isolate Fca126 chromosome E1, F.catus_Fca126_mat1.0, whole genome shotgun sequence, the following proteins share a genomic window:
- the TSPOAP1 gene encoding peripheral-type benzodiazepine receptor-associated protein 1 isoform X5 has translation MEQLTPLPQLGDPRAMEPWALPAWQNWTPGQGSEPGGAAPSIAEIPAAGQVGELRPGESSEPEPEGAQSPGAMGGIDPEGTKTGLNSLGHQAASSRPSCPRLEDEEVEALPKGKLSMGFGDRPNLELLRALGELQQRCAILKEENQMLRKSSFPETEEKVRRLKRKNAELAVIAKRLEERARKLQETNLKVVSAPVPRPGASLELCRKALAHQRARDLSETASALLAKDKQIAALQRECRELQARLTLVGKEGPQWLHVRDFDRLLRESQREVLRLQRQIALRNQQEPPPPPRPPGPAAPARAGAPAPGAPGEARPQEDVENPPTGLGEPEKQQRVQQLESELSKKRKKCESLEQEARKKQRRCEELELQLREAQNENARLVEENSRLSGRATEKEQVEWENAELRGQLLGVTQERDSALRKSQGLQSKLESLEQVLKHMREVAQRRQQLEVEHEQARISLQEKQEEVRRLQQAQAEAKREHEGAVQLLESTLDSMQVRVRELEEQCRSQTERFSLLAQELQAFRLHPGPLDLLTSALGYSTLGDHPPPPCCCSTPHPCRGSGPKDLDLPPGSPGRCTPKSSEPVPATVVGVPRRTAKKAESLSNSSRSESVHNSPKSCPTPEVDTASEVEELEADSVSLLPAAPEGSRGGARIQVFLARYSYNPFEGPNENPEAELPLTAGEYIYIYGNMDEDGFFEGELMDGRRGLVPSNFVERVSDDDLLTSLPPELADLSHSSGPELSFLSAGRGGSSSGGQSSGGRSQPRPEDEAAGDELSLSPQPEGLGGPPAVPYPRGLVVLRQLAHSVVLAWEPPPERVELRGYHICVNGELRQALGPGVPPKAVLENLDLRAGPLRVSVQALTSQGSSDPLRCCLVVGTRAGVVPSQLRVHRLTATSAEITWVPGNSNLAHAVYLNGEECPPARPSTYWATFCHLRPGTLYQARVEAQLPPRESWEPGWERPEQRAATLQFTTLPAGPPDAPLDVQIEPGPSPGILIISWLPVTIDAAGTSNGVRVTGYAIYADGQKIMEVASPTAGSVLVELSQLQLMQVCREVAVRTMSPHGESADSIPAPVPPALVAACLPATVSCPSPRPGSEARPPLAPASPGPGDPSSPLRRPDPHGTREPPGAPPASPPREAAKGSPEEPPAPCSQEEAGAAVLGTSEDGRASEPAVGERAPDPAASPLAQEEALLAPCSTQGALAQRVPCAEACRGGEAGSGLRPRAEREDTAELGVRLVNSLVDHGRNSDLSDIQEEEEDEEEEEEDLSSRTCSFQKQVVGNSIGENGAKPQPQPDPFCETDSDEEILEQILELPLQQFCSKKLFSIPEEEEEEDEEDEGEDEEDEERPGAGCSSRDPGPPESALLGLGCDSGQPRGPGLCPLSPEPCRGGDRLEDIPGLVGGSIRRKGSGSPEKPPNRRRSPDPREHCSRLLSNGGPQASGRPGPTRERGSPPVGEGTKGVPEAGGRGRPAPSRRCSRGRAPESSLAGCFSPKCLEISIEYDSEDEQEAGSGGISITSSCYPGDGEAWGTAPIGRSRGPLKANSGPTPYPRLSAWEKGEPERRGRGATGRAKEPPSRATETGEPRGQDSSGRRGPLRRGAQAPRTGGTELASLRSPPAEAPVYQDLPVRAFVALFDYDPVSMSPNPDAGEEELPFREGQILKVFGDKDADGFYRGEGGGRTGYIPCNMVAEVAVDSPTERQQLLQRGYLSPDILTEGLGNGPFVYSTARTAGPPPKPRRSKKAEAEGSAQPCAGRPQQVSSASLKSSRSMVAAFDYNPRESSPNMDVEAELPFRAGDIITVFGDMDDDGFYYGELNGQRGLVPSNFLEGPGPEAGSSDREPGTSQAESQRMRRRRVQC, from the exons ATGGAGCAACTGACACCTCTCCCACAGCTGGGGGACCCCAGAGCCATGGAGCCGTGGGCCCTGCCCGCCTGGCAGAACTGGACTCCAGGCCAGGGGAGCGAACCCGGAGGCGCAGCCCCAAGCATTGCTGAGATCCCGGCAGCTGGGCAGGTTGGAGAGCTGAGGCCCGGGGAGAGCTCCGAGCCGGAGCCTGAGGGAGCCCAGAGCCCCGGGGCTATGGGGGGCATTGACCCTGAAGGAACCAAAACCGGGCTGAACAGCCTGGGGCACCAAGCAGCAAGCTCCAGACCCAGCTGCCCGAGGCTGGAGGACGAGGAGGTGGAGGCTCTCCCTAAG GGCAAGCTGAGCATGGGCTTTGGGGACAGGCCCAATCTGGAGCTGCTGAGGGCCCTGGGGGAGCTGCAGCAGCGCTGTGCCATCCTTAAGGAGGAAAATCAGATGCTG AGGAAGAGCAGCTTCCCTGAGACAGAGGAGAAGGTGCGGAGGCTGAAGCGGAAGAATGCCGAGCTGGCGGTCATTGCCAAGCGTCTGGAGGAGAGGGCCCGGAAGCTGCAGGAGACTAACCTGAAGGTG GTGAGTGCCCCTGTGCCCCGTCCTGGGGCCAGCTTGGAGTTGTGCCGGAAGGCCCTGGCCCATCAGCGAGCCCGGGACCTCAGTGAGACAGCCAGCGCCCTGCTGGCTAAGGACAAGCAGATTGCTGCCTTGCAGCGGGAGTGCAGGGAGCTGCAGGCCAGGCTCACCCTGGTTGGCAAG GAGGGCCCCCAGTGGCTCCACGTGAGGGACTTCGACCGGCTGCTCCGCGAGTCCCAGCGGGAGGTGCTGCGGCTGCAGAGGCAGATCGCCCTGCGCAACCAGCAGGAgccacccccgccgccccggcccccgGGCCCCGCTGCCCCGGCCAGAGCAGGGGCGCCCGCCCCCGGGGCCCCGGGAGAG GCCAGGCCCCAAGAGGATGTGGAAAACCCACCCACGGGCCTAGGGGAGCCAGAGAAACAGCAGAGGGTGCAGCAGCTG GAGTCAGAGCTCAGCAAGAAGCGAAAGAAATGCGAGAGCCTGGAGCAGGAAGCCCGGAAAAAGCAGAGGCGATGTGAGGAGCTG GAACTGCAGCTGAGAGAAGCCCAGAATGAGAATGCCCGCCTCGTGGAGGAGAATTCTCGGCTCAGTGGGAGAGCCACGGAAAAAGAGCAG GTGGAGTGGGAGAATGCAGAGCTGAGGGGCCAGCTCCTGGGGGTGACACAGGAGAGGGACTCGGCCCTTCGAAAGAGCCAGGGCCTGCAGAGCAAGCTGGAGAGCCTGGAGCAGGTGCTGAAG CACATGCGGGAGGTGGCCCAGCGGAGGCAGCAGCTCGAGGTGGAGCATGAGCAGGCTCGGATCAGCCTgcaggagaagcaggaggaggtcCGGAGGCTgcagcag GCCCAGGCAGAAGCCAAGAGGGAACATGAAGGGGCTGTGCAGCTGCTGGAG TCGACGCTGGATTCCATGCAG GTCCGGGTTCGAGAGCTGGAAGAGCAGTGCCGCAGCCAAACAGAGCGCTTCAGCCTCCTGGCACAGGAGCTCCAGGCCTTCCGCCTGCACCCTGGCCCCTTGGATCTACTCACCTCTGCCTTGGGCTACAGTACCCTTGGGGaccacccaccacccccctgcTGCTgctctaccccccacccctgccgtgGGTCTGGCCCCAAAG ACCTTGACCTCCCTCCGGGCTCTCCTGGGCGCTGCACCCCAAAGTCTTCTGAGCCTGTCCCTGCAACCGTTGTCGGGGTCCCTCGAAGGACGGCCAAGAAGGCAGAGTCCCTCTCCAACTCCTCTCGCTCTGAATCCGTCCACAACAGCCCCAAGTCATGCCCCACACCCGAG GTGGACACAGCCAGTGAGGTGGAGGAGCTGGAGGCAGACAGTGTCTCCCTGCTCCCAGCAGCACCGGAGGGCAGCCGCGGAGGAGCCAGGATCCAGGTGTTCCTAGCACGCTATAG CTACAACCCCTTCGAGGGCCCCAATGAGAACCCAGAGGCAGAGCTTCCGCTTACTGCTGGCGAGTACATCTACATCTATGGCAACATGGACGAGGATGGCTTTTTTGAAG gGGAGCTCATGGATGGCCGAAGGGGCCTGGTCCCTTCCAATTTTGTAGAGCGTGTGTCCGACGATGACCTCCTGACCTCCCTCCCTCCGGAGCTGGCCGATTTGTCCCACAGCTCAGGCCCCGAACTCAGTTTCCTGAGTGCAGGCAGGGGTGGCAGCAGTAGCGGGGGCCAGAGCAGCGGGGGACGCAGCCAGCCCAGACCTGAGGACGAGGCTGCGGGGGACGAGCTCAGTCTGAGCCCCCAGCCTGAGGGCCTGGGCGGGCCCCCTGCTGTGCCTTACCCACGGGGTCTGGTGGTCCTCAGGCAGCTGGCCCACAGTGTGGTGCTGGCCTGGGAGCCGCCTCCTGAGCGAGTGGAGTTACGCGGCTACCATATCTGCGTGAACGGGGAGCTGCGTCAGGCCCTGGGGCCGGGGGTGCCCCCCAAGGCTGTGCTGGAGAACCTGGACCTGCGGGCCGGGCCCCTCCGTGTTTCTGTGCAGGCCCTGACCAGCCAGGGCAGCTCCGACCCTCTGCGCTGTTGCTTGGTGGTGGGTACCCGGGCCGGGGTGGTACCTAGCCAGCTGCGGGTCCATCGACTGACAGCCACGTCTGCTGAGATCACCTGGGTGCCCGGCAATAGCAACTTGGCCCATGCCGTCTACCTCAATGGGGAAGAGTGCCCCCCTGCCCGCCCCAGCACCTACTGGGCCACCTTCTGTCACCTGCGGCCTGGTACTCTCTATCAGGCCCGAGTGGAGGCTCAGCTCCCACCTCGAGAGTCCTGGGAACCAGGCTGGGAAAGGCCGGAGCAGCGGGCTGCCACCCTGCAGTTCACCACACTCCCAGCAG GCCCACCTGATGCCCCCCTGGATGTGCAGATTGAGCCGGGACCCTCCCCTGGAATCTTGATCATCAGCTGGCTCCCAGTAACAATTGATGCTGCTGGCACTTCCAATGGCGTCCGGGTCACGGGCTATGCCATCTATGCTGATGGGCAAAAG ATCATGGAGGTGGCGTCACCCACGGCAGGCAGCGTGCTGGTGGAGCTGTCCCAGCTGCAGCTGATGCAAGTGTGCCGTGAGGTGGCTGTGCGCACCATGTCACCCCACGGCGAGTCAGCTGACTCCATTCCAGCTCCTGTCCCCCCAGCCCTAGTGGCGGCCTGCCTACCAGCCACGGTCTCTTGCCCCTCACCGCGGCCGGGCTCGGAAGCCAGACCACCCCTTGCTCCAGCCTCCCCGGGGCCTGGAGACCCCAGCTCTCCCCTCCGGCGCCCTGACCCCCACGGAACTCGAGAGCCCCCCGGGGCCCCCCCAGCAAGCCCTCCCAGAGAGGCAGCAAAAGGATCCCCCGAGGAGCCCCCAGCACCTTGCTCCCAG gaggaggctggggcagcTGTGCTGGGCACCTCAGAGGACGGGAGGGCCAGCGAGCCAGCTGTGGGAGAGAGAGCTCCTGACCCTGCAGCTTCACCGCTGGCCCAGGAAGAGGCCCTTCTGGCACCCTGCTCCACCCAAGGAGCTCTCGCCCAGCGGGTGCCCTGTGCTGAGGCCTGCCGCGGAGGAGAGGCAGGGTCTGGGCTGAGGCCCAGGGCTGAG AGGGAGGACACGGCAGAGCTCGGGGTCCGTCTGGTGAACTCCCTTGTGGACCATGGCCGCAATTCAGATCTCTCAGACAtccaagaggaggaggaggacgaggaggaggaggaagaggacctGAGTTCCAGGACTTGCTCTTTCCAGAAGCAGGTTGTTGGCAACAGCATCGGGGAGAATGGGGCCAAG ccccagccccagcctgacCCCTTCTGTGAGACCGACAGCGACGAGGAGATCTTGGAGCAGATCCTGGAGCTGCCCCTCCAGCAGTTCTGCAGCAAGAAGCTTTTTAGCATccctgaagaggaagaagaggaggacgAGGAAGATGAGGGGGAGGATGAGGAAGACGAGGAGAGGCCAGGGGCAGGCTGTTCTTCTCGAGACCCCGGCCCACCCGAGTCTGCATTGCTGGGGCTGGGCTGTGACAGTGGTCAGCCTCGAGGACCTGGTCTGTGTCCCTTGTCTCCAGAGCCCTGCAGGGGTGGGGACCGCCTGGAAGACATACCCGGACTAGTTGGTGGAAGCATCCGGAGGAAAGGAAGTGGCTCCCCTGAGAAGCCCCCAAACCGCAGGCGGTCCCCAGATCCCCGTGAACACTGCAGCCGACTTCTCAGCAACGGCGGGCCCCAGGCCTCCGGACGACCGGGCCCCACACGGGAGAGGGGCAGCCCCCCTGTGGGCGAGGGGACCAAGGGTGTGCCAGAGGCTGGTGGGAGAGGGCGGCCGGCCCCTTCCCGGAGATGCTCCCGTGGCCGGGCTCCAGAATCTAGCCTGGCCGGCTGCTTCTCCCCCAAGTGCTTGGAAATCAGCATCGAATATGATTCTGAGGACGAGCAGGAGGCGGGCAGCGGTGGCATCAGCATCACCAGCTCCTGCTACCCTGGAGATGGGGAGGCCTGGGGCACGGCCCCCATAGGAAGGTCCAGGGGGCCTCTGAAGGCCAATTCGGGCCCCACCCCCTACCCACGCCTTTCGGCCTGGGAGAAGGGGGAGCCAGAGCGGAGAGGCCGCGGTGCGACTGGCAGAGCCAAGGAGCCACCCTCCCGG GCAACAGAGACTGGGGAGCCCAGAGGGCAGGACAGCTCTGGGCGGAGGGGCCCCCTGCGGAGAGGGGCCCAGGCCCCCAGGACGGGCGGTACCGAGTTGG CCTCTCTGAGGAGCCCCCCGGCAGAAGCGCCGGTTTACCAGGACCTACCTGTCAGGGCCTTTGTGGCTCTGTTTGACTATGACCCGGTGTCAATGTCACCCAACCCTGACGCTGGGGAAGAGGAGCTCCCCTTCCGGGAGGGCCAGATCCTGAAG GTGTTTGGGGACAAGGATGCCGATGGCTTCTACCGCGGTGAAGGTGGGGGTCGGACAGGCTACATCCCCTGCAACATGGTGGCTGAGGTGGCTGTGGACAGTCCCACAGAGAGACAGCAGCTGCTCCAGCGGGGTTATTTGTCCCCAGATATTCTCACTGAAGGCTTAG GGAATGGTCCCTTTGTGTACTCTACAGCCCGCACAGCTGGGCCTCCCCCCAAGCCCCGCCGCTCCAAGAAAG CTGAGGCAGAAGGCTCTGCCCAACCCTGTGCAG GCCGCCCCCAGCAGGTCTCCTCTGCCAGCTTGAAATCCTCCCGTTCCATGGTGGCTGCATTTGACTACAACCCTCGGGAGAGCTCCCCCAACATGGATGTGGAG GCAGAGCTGCCCTTCCGGGCAGGCGACATCATTACTGTGTTCGGTGACATGGACGATGATGGTTTCTACTAT GGGGAGCTCAATGGACAGAGGGGCTTGGTTCCATCCAACTTCCTGGAGGGCCCTGGACCTGAGGCGGGCAGCTCAGACAGGGAGCCTGGGACATCCCAGGCCGAGAGTCAG AGAATGAGGAGGAGACGAGTCCAGTGCTAG
- the TSPOAP1 gene encoding peripheral-type benzodiazepine receptor-associated protein 1 isoform X6 has product MEQLTPLPQLGDPRAMEPWALPAWQNWTPGQGSEPGGAAPSIAEIPAAGQVGELRPGESSEPEPEGAQSPGAMGGIDPEGTKTGLNSLGHQAASSRPSCPRLEDEEVEALPKGKLSMGFGDRPNLELLRALGELQQRCAILKEENQMLRKSSFPETEEKVRRLKRKNAELAVIAKRLEERARKLQETNLKVVSAPVPRPGASLELCRKALAHQRARDLSETASALLAKDKQIAALQRECRELQARLTLVGKEGPQWLHVRDFDRLLRESQREVLRLQRQIALRNQQEPPPPPRPPGPAAPARAGAPAPGAPGEARPQEDVENPPTGLGEPEKQQRVQQLESELSKKRKKCESLEQEARKKQRRCEELELQLREAQNENARLVEENSRLSGRATEKEQVEWENAELRGQLLGVTQERDSALRKSQGLQSKLESLEQVLKHMREVAQRRQQLEVEHEQARISLQEKQEEVRRLQQAQAEAKREHEGAVQLLESTLDSMQVRVRELEEQCRSQTERFSLLAQELQAFRLHPGPLDLLTSALGYSTLGDHPPPPCCCSTPHPCRGSGPKDLDLPPGSPGRCTPKSSEPVPATVVGVPRRTAKKAESLSNSSRSESVHNSPKSCPTPEVDTASEVEELEADSVSLLPAAPEGSRGGARIQVFLARYSYNPFEGPNENPEAELPLTAGEYIYIYGNMDEDGFFEGELMDGRRGLVPSNFVERVSDDDLLTSLPPELADLSHSSGPELSFLSAGRGGSSSGGQSSGGRSQPRPEDEAAGDELSLSPQPEGLGGPPAVPYPRGLVVLRQLAHSVVLAWEPPPERVELRGYHICVNGELRQALGPGVPPKAVLENLDLRAGPLRVSVQALTSQGSSDPLRCCLVVGTRAGVVPSQLRVHRLTATSAEITWVPGNSNLAHAVYLNGEECPPARPSTYWATFCHLRPGTLYQARVEAQLPPRESWEPGWERPEQRAATLQFTTLPAGPPDAPLDVQIEPGPSPGILIISWLPVTIDAAGTSNGVRVTGYAIYADGQKIMEVASPTAGSVLVELSQLQLMQVCREVAVRTMSPHGESADSIPAPVPPALVAACLPATVSCPSPRPGSEARPPLAPASPGPGDPSSPLRRPDPHGTREPPGAPPASPPREAAKGSPEEPPAPCSQEEAGAAVLGTSEDGRASEPAVGERAPDPAASPLAQEEALLAPCSTQGALAQRVPCAEACRGGEAGSGLRPRAEREDTAELGVRLVNSLVDHGRNSDLSDIQEEEEDEEEEEEDLSSRTCSFQKQVVGNSIGENGAKPQPQPDPFCETDSDEEILEQILELPLQQFCSKKLFSIPEEEEEEDEEDEGEDEEDEERPGAGCSSRDPGPPESALLGLGCDSGQPRGPGLCPLSPEPCRGGDRLEDIPGLVGGSIRRKGSGSPEKPPNRRRSPDPREHCSRLLSNGGPQASGRPGPTRERGSPPVGEGTKGVPEAGGRGRPAPSRRCSRGRAPESSLAGCFSPKCLEISIEYDSEDEQEAGSGGISITSSCYPGDGEAWGTAPIGRSRGPLKANSGPTPYPRLSAWEKGEPERRGRGATGRAKEPPSRATETGEPRGQDSSGRRGPLRRGAQAPRTGGTELASLRSPPAEAPVYQDLPVRAFVALFDYDPVSMSPNPDAGEEELPFREGQILKVFGDKDADGFYRGEGGGRTGYIPCNMVAEVAVDSPTERQQLLQRGYLSPDILTEGLGNGPFVYSTARTAGPPPKPRRSKKAEAEGSAQPCAGRPQQVSSASLKSSRSMVAAFDYNPRESSPNMDVEDWASSAQGPLLPRGWSCAPGPGSFPTIELGGPQGTSEKVWGLLSKGKQLLRKLGSGKKE; this is encoded by the exons ATGGAGCAACTGACACCTCTCCCACAGCTGGGGGACCCCAGAGCCATGGAGCCGTGGGCCCTGCCCGCCTGGCAGAACTGGACTCCAGGCCAGGGGAGCGAACCCGGAGGCGCAGCCCCAAGCATTGCTGAGATCCCGGCAGCTGGGCAGGTTGGAGAGCTGAGGCCCGGGGAGAGCTCCGAGCCGGAGCCTGAGGGAGCCCAGAGCCCCGGGGCTATGGGGGGCATTGACCCTGAAGGAACCAAAACCGGGCTGAACAGCCTGGGGCACCAAGCAGCAAGCTCCAGACCCAGCTGCCCGAGGCTGGAGGACGAGGAGGTGGAGGCTCTCCCTAAG GGCAAGCTGAGCATGGGCTTTGGGGACAGGCCCAATCTGGAGCTGCTGAGGGCCCTGGGGGAGCTGCAGCAGCGCTGTGCCATCCTTAAGGAGGAAAATCAGATGCTG AGGAAGAGCAGCTTCCCTGAGACAGAGGAGAAGGTGCGGAGGCTGAAGCGGAAGAATGCCGAGCTGGCGGTCATTGCCAAGCGTCTGGAGGAGAGGGCCCGGAAGCTGCAGGAGACTAACCTGAAGGTG GTGAGTGCCCCTGTGCCCCGTCCTGGGGCCAGCTTGGAGTTGTGCCGGAAGGCCCTGGCCCATCAGCGAGCCCGGGACCTCAGTGAGACAGCCAGCGCCCTGCTGGCTAAGGACAAGCAGATTGCTGCCTTGCAGCGGGAGTGCAGGGAGCTGCAGGCCAGGCTCACCCTGGTTGGCAAG GAGGGCCCCCAGTGGCTCCACGTGAGGGACTTCGACCGGCTGCTCCGCGAGTCCCAGCGGGAGGTGCTGCGGCTGCAGAGGCAGATCGCCCTGCGCAACCAGCAGGAgccacccccgccgccccggcccccgGGCCCCGCTGCCCCGGCCAGAGCAGGGGCGCCCGCCCCCGGGGCCCCGGGAGAG GCCAGGCCCCAAGAGGATGTGGAAAACCCACCCACGGGCCTAGGGGAGCCAGAGAAACAGCAGAGGGTGCAGCAGCTG GAGTCAGAGCTCAGCAAGAAGCGAAAGAAATGCGAGAGCCTGGAGCAGGAAGCCCGGAAAAAGCAGAGGCGATGTGAGGAGCTG GAACTGCAGCTGAGAGAAGCCCAGAATGAGAATGCCCGCCTCGTGGAGGAGAATTCTCGGCTCAGTGGGAGAGCCACGGAAAAAGAGCAG GTGGAGTGGGAGAATGCAGAGCTGAGGGGCCAGCTCCTGGGGGTGACACAGGAGAGGGACTCGGCCCTTCGAAAGAGCCAGGGCCTGCAGAGCAAGCTGGAGAGCCTGGAGCAGGTGCTGAAG CACATGCGGGAGGTGGCCCAGCGGAGGCAGCAGCTCGAGGTGGAGCATGAGCAGGCTCGGATCAGCCTgcaggagaagcaggaggaggtcCGGAGGCTgcagcag GCCCAGGCAGAAGCCAAGAGGGAACATGAAGGGGCTGTGCAGCTGCTGGAG TCGACGCTGGATTCCATGCAG GTCCGGGTTCGAGAGCTGGAAGAGCAGTGCCGCAGCCAAACAGAGCGCTTCAGCCTCCTGGCACAGGAGCTCCAGGCCTTCCGCCTGCACCCTGGCCCCTTGGATCTACTCACCTCTGCCTTGGGCTACAGTACCCTTGGGGaccacccaccacccccctgcTGCTgctctaccccccacccctgccgtgGGTCTGGCCCCAAAG ACCTTGACCTCCCTCCGGGCTCTCCTGGGCGCTGCACCCCAAAGTCTTCTGAGCCTGTCCCTGCAACCGTTGTCGGGGTCCCTCGAAGGACGGCCAAGAAGGCAGAGTCCCTCTCCAACTCCTCTCGCTCTGAATCCGTCCACAACAGCCCCAAGTCATGCCCCACACCCGAG GTGGACACAGCCAGTGAGGTGGAGGAGCTGGAGGCAGACAGTGTCTCCCTGCTCCCAGCAGCACCGGAGGGCAGCCGCGGAGGAGCCAGGATCCAGGTGTTCCTAGCACGCTATAG CTACAACCCCTTCGAGGGCCCCAATGAGAACCCAGAGGCAGAGCTTCCGCTTACTGCTGGCGAGTACATCTACATCTATGGCAACATGGACGAGGATGGCTTTTTTGAAG gGGAGCTCATGGATGGCCGAAGGGGCCTGGTCCCTTCCAATTTTGTAGAGCGTGTGTCCGACGATGACCTCCTGACCTCCCTCCCTCCGGAGCTGGCCGATTTGTCCCACAGCTCAGGCCCCGAACTCAGTTTCCTGAGTGCAGGCAGGGGTGGCAGCAGTAGCGGGGGCCAGAGCAGCGGGGGACGCAGCCAGCCCAGACCTGAGGACGAGGCTGCGGGGGACGAGCTCAGTCTGAGCCCCCAGCCTGAGGGCCTGGGCGGGCCCCCTGCTGTGCCTTACCCACGGGGTCTGGTGGTCCTCAGGCAGCTGGCCCACAGTGTGGTGCTGGCCTGGGAGCCGCCTCCTGAGCGAGTGGAGTTACGCGGCTACCATATCTGCGTGAACGGGGAGCTGCGTCAGGCCCTGGGGCCGGGGGTGCCCCCCAAGGCTGTGCTGGAGAACCTGGACCTGCGGGCCGGGCCCCTCCGTGTTTCTGTGCAGGCCCTGACCAGCCAGGGCAGCTCCGACCCTCTGCGCTGTTGCTTGGTGGTGGGTACCCGGGCCGGGGTGGTACCTAGCCAGCTGCGGGTCCATCGACTGACAGCCACGTCTGCTGAGATCACCTGGGTGCCCGGCAATAGCAACTTGGCCCATGCCGTCTACCTCAATGGGGAAGAGTGCCCCCCTGCCCGCCCCAGCACCTACTGGGCCACCTTCTGTCACCTGCGGCCTGGTACTCTCTATCAGGCCCGAGTGGAGGCTCAGCTCCCACCTCGAGAGTCCTGGGAACCAGGCTGGGAAAGGCCGGAGCAGCGGGCTGCCACCCTGCAGTTCACCACACTCCCAGCAG GCCCACCTGATGCCCCCCTGGATGTGCAGATTGAGCCGGGACCCTCCCCTGGAATCTTGATCATCAGCTGGCTCCCAGTAACAATTGATGCTGCTGGCACTTCCAATGGCGTCCGGGTCACGGGCTATGCCATCTATGCTGATGGGCAAAAG ATCATGGAGGTGGCGTCACCCACGGCAGGCAGCGTGCTGGTGGAGCTGTCCCAGCTGCAGCTGATGCAAGTGTGCCGTGAGGTGGCTGTGCGCACCATGTCACCCCACGGCGAGTCAGCTGACTCCATTCCAGCTCCTGTCCCCCCAGCCCTAGTGGCGGCCTGCCTACCAGCCACGGTCTCTTGCCCCTCACCGCGGCCGGGCTCGGAAGCCAGACCACCCCTTGCTCCAGCCTCCCCGGGGCCTGGAGACCCCAGCTCTCCCCTCCGGCGCCCTGACCCCCACGGAACTCGAGAGCCCCCCGGGGCCCCCCCAGCAAGCCCTCCCAGAGAGGCAGCAAAAGGATCCCCCGAGGAGCCCCCAGCACCTTGCTCCCAG gaggaggctggggcagcTGTGCTGGGCACCTCAGAGGACGGGAGGGCCAGCGAGCCAGCTGTGGGAGAGAGAGCTCCTGACCCTGCAGCTTCACCGCTGGCCCAGGAAGAGGCCCTTCTGGCACCCTGCTCCACCCAAGGAGCTCTCGCCCAGCGGGTGCCCTGTGCTGAGGCCTGCCGCGGAGGAGAGGCAGGGTCTGGGCTGAGGCCCAGGGCTGAG AGGGAGGACACGGCAGAGCTCGGGGTCCGTCTGGTGAACTCCCTTGTGGACCATGGCCGCAATTCAGATCTCTCAGACAtccaagaggaggaggaggacgaggaggaggaggaagaggacctGAGTTCCAGGACTTGCTCTTTCCAGAAGCAGGTTGTTGGCAACAGCATCGGGGAGAATGGGGCCAAG ccccagccccagcctgacCCCTTCTGTGAGACCGACAGCGACGAGGAGATCTTGGAGCAGATCCTGGAGCTGCCCCTCCAGCAGTTCTGCAGCAAGAAGCTTTTTAGCATccctgaagaggaagaagaggaggacgAGGAAGATGAGGGGGAGGATGAGGAAGACGAGGAGAGGCCAGGGGCAGGCTGTTCTTCTCGAGACCCCGGCCCACCCGAGTCTGCATTGCTGGGGCTGGGCTGTGACAGTGGTCAGCCTCGAGGACCTGGTCTGTGTCCCTTGTCTCCAGAGCCCTGCAGGGGTGGGGACCGCCTGGAAGACATACCCGGACTAGTTGGTGGAAGCATCCGGAGGAAAGGAAGTGGCTCCCCTGAGAAGCCCCCAAACCGCAGGCGGTCCCCAGATCCCCGTGAACACTGCAGCCGACTTCTCAGCAACGGCGGGCCCCAGGCCTCCGGACGACCGGGCCCCACACGGGAGAGGGGCAGCCCCCCTGTGGGCGAGGGGACCAAGGGTGTGCCAGAGGCTGGTGGGAGAGGGCGGCCGGCCCCTTCCCGGAGATGCTCCCGTGGCCGGGCTCCAGAATCTAGCCTGGCCGGCTGCTTCTCCCCCAAGTGCTTGGAAATCAGCATCGAATATGATTCTGAGGACGAGCAGGAGGCGGGCAGCGGTGGCATCAGCATCACCAGCTCCTGCTACCCTGGAGATGGGGAGGCCTGGGGCACGGCCCCCATAGGAAGGTCCAGGGGGCCTCTGAAGGCCAATTCGGGCCCCACCCCCTACCCACGCCTTTCGGCCTGGGAGAAGGGGGAGCCAGAGCGGAGAGGCCGCGGTGCGACTGGCAGAGCCAAGGAGCCACCCTCCCGG GCAACAGAGACTGGGGAGCCCAGAGGGCAGGACAGCTCTGGGCGGAGGGGCCCCCTGCGGAGAGGGGCCCAGGCCCCCAGGACGGGCGGTACCGAGTTGG CCTCTCTGAGGAGCCCCCCGGCAGAAGCGCCGGTTTACCAGGACCTACCTGTCAGGGCCTTTGTGGCTCTGTTTGACTATGACCCGGTGTCAATGTCACCCAACCCTGACGCTGGGGAAGAGGAGCTCCCCTTCCGGGAGGGCCAGATCCTGAAG GTGTTTGGGGACAAGGATGCCGATGGCTTCTACCGCGGTGAAGGTGGGGGTCGGACAGGCTACATCCCCTGCAACATGGTGGCTGAGGTGGCTGTGGACAGTCCCACAGAGAGACAGCAGCTGCTCCAGCGGGGTTATTTGTCCCCAGATATTCTCACTGAAGGCTTAG GGAATGGTCCCTTTGTGTACTCTACAGCCCGCACAGCTGGGCCTCCCCCCAAGCCCCGCCGCTCCAAGAAAG CTGAGGCAGAAGGCTCTGCCCAACCCTGTGCAG GCCGCCCCCAGCAGGTCTCCTCTGCCAGCTTGAAATCCTCCCGTTCCATGGTGGCTGCATTTGACTACAACCCTCGGGAGAGCTCCCCCAACATGGATGTGGAG GACTGGGCCAGCTCAGCACAAGGGCCCCTACTGCCCAGAGGCTGGTCCTGTGCCCCTGGCCCTGGCAGCTTCCCCACAATTGAACTGGGGGGGCCACAGGGCACAAGCGAGAAGGTGTGGGGTCTCCTCTCCAAGGGAAAACAGCTCCTAAGGAAACTGGGCTCTGGGAAGAAGGAGTGA